Proteins encoded in a region of the Persephonella sp. genome:
- a CDS encoding prepilin-type N-terminal cleavage/methylation domain-containing protein gives MNKRGFTIVELIVTLFIMMVLMGAVYFTYIKLLKGFKSESSKVETQIEKLVGVELIRLDLEHIGYGIAEDETSLIINWNSNNKTLTLRSTINNTRKETLGWFYVDCTGGTGCNATISSLPVKGQSYYVCFMDAIDKMSRGKGIVNVDQSGGLSFSSTPSGGSGKYIGFPVTEEVYNNIANGCNVGYCNIVQFALSNSNLPNYCNVNTYNLLRRVGAQAINESGGNPLINCVADYTVTFDLDTDGDGTVDQHGYSLPAVDKNGNGIDNDEIRTQLKRINFYILIQEGLKNPKYNFSNVKSCGADICINGIDVDLVLPDNYQYYNWKAIKISAKPMDL, from the coding sequence TGGGTGCAGTATACTTTACTTATATAAAACTTTTAAAAGGATTCAAAAGCGAAAGTTCAAAAGTAGAAACACAAATTGAAAAACTTGTCGGAGTAGAATTAATTAGACTTGATCTTGAACATATAGGCTATGGAATAGCAGAAGATGAAACGTCTTTAATTATTAATTGGAATTCAAACAACAAAACACTAACCTTAAGAAGTACCATTAACAACACAAGGAAAGAAACCCTCGGATGGTTTTATGTTGACTGTACAGGTGGAACAGGATGTAACGCAACCATATCTTCCCTCCCTGTAAAAGGGCAGTCTTACTATGTATGCTTTATGGATGCCATTGATAAAATGTCGAGAGGAAAAGGAATCGTAAACGTTGACCAAAGCGGTGGACTTTCTTTTAGTAGCACTCCAAGTGGTGGCTCAGGAAAATACATTGGTTTTCCTGTAACAGAAGAAGTATATAACAACATAGCAAACGGATGTAATGTAGGTTACTGCAATATAGTCCAGTTTGCTTTATCTAATTCGAATTTACCAAATTATTGCAATGTAAACACCTACAATCTACTAAGAAGAGTTGGTGCCCAAGCTATAAATGAAAGTGGTGGAAATCCTTTGATAAACTGTGTAGCAGACTATACTGTAACATTTGATCTTGACACAGATGGAGACGGAACAGTAGATCAACATGGCTATTCTTTACCTGCGGTAGATAAAAATGGCAATGGTATTGATAACGACGAGATCAGGACACAGCTAAAAAGAATAAATTTTTACATTCTTATTCAGGAAGGTTTAAAAAATCCGAAATATAATTTTTCCAACGTAAAATCATGCGGAGCAGACATCTGTATAAATGGAATAGATGTTGATCTGGTTTTACCCGATAACTACCAATACTACAACTGGAAAGCCATAAAAATATCAGCTAAACCGATGGATTTATAA
- a CDS encoding prepilin-type N-terminal cleavage/methylation domain-containing protein: MIRKKSGFTLVELLVVIAIIAVLVSIAIIQYTNLKKSAYRNVVRNDLKNSLTMIIGFISSYKSFPSNGSCGPGPISCDLNDGYNTITNAINVSRDVIIEWRITQNGCSDGSTRIFLIGRHSELKNWTATFDSCSQKYTNF; encoded by the coding sequence ATGATTAGAAAGAAATCTGGTTTTACACTTGTAGAATTGTTAGTAGTTATAGCAATTATTGCTGTATTAGTCTCAATAGCTATAATACAATATACAAATTTAAAAAAATCTGCATATAGAAATGTAGTGAGAAATGATTTGAAAAATTCACTAACAATGATAATTGGTTTTATTTCTTCATATAAGAGTTTTCCAAGTAATGGAAGTTGCGGTCCAGGACCCATTTCTTGTGATTTAAATGATGGGTATAATACAATAACAAATGCTATAAATGTTTCAAGGGATGTTATAATTGAATGGAGAATAACACAAAATGGCTGTTCAGATGGTTCAACAAGGATCTTCCTTATAGGAAGACATTCTGAGTTAAAAAACTGGACCGCTACATTTGATTCTTGTTCACAGAAGTATACAAATTTTTAA
- a CDS encoding prepilin-type N-terminal cleavage/methylation domain-containing protein, giving the protein MEAFEKNLQEKRKKEGGFTLIELLIVIAIIAILAAIALPQFNKYKQSAYKDAVRSDIKNAVTAIEAFNADYGTYPNNGNCGPGPAQCDLTDGTNTMTNAINVSRNVTVTWTITANGCNDGSTQIQVQGSHSEIGNWTASYDSCTGQYTNF; this is encoded by the coding sequence ATGGAAGCATTTGAAAAAAATCTTCAAGAGAAGCGTAAAAAAGAAGGAGGATTTACTCTTATTGAACTGCTGATTGTTATTGCTATTATAGCTATTCTTGCAGCTATTGCTCTACCACAGTTTAACAAGTATAAGCAAAGTGCTTATAAAGATGCTGTAAGAAGTGATATTAAAAATGCAGTAACAGCTATAGAAGCCTTTAATGCAGACTATGGTACTTATCCTAATAACGGTAACTGTGGACCTGGACCTGCTCAATGTGATTTAACAGACGGAACAAATACTATGACAAATGCTATTAATGTATCCAGAAATGTGACAGTTACATGGACGATTACTGCGAATGGATGTAATGACGGTAGTACACAGATTCAAGTTCAAGGAAGTCATAGCGAAATTGGTAATTGGACAGCTTCTTATGATTCTTGTACTGGACAGTATACAAATTTCTAA
- a CDS encoding pentapeptide repeat-containing protein: MEMLTKEEIEKMIKEGKSLKDMDFSFTELEGIDFSGQDLSGAVFTGAEIRNANFEGANLEGAFIADADFSGVNFKNANLSRAILQRVNLRGANFENANLFKVQMMVCDASGANFTNANIQQSRLEKTKFRRAKMDRADISYSNMRSTDFQEASFIGTKFSYSDLRKSQLQKAWFENVEADEVMVYGKKPWLEGSKAKLDIEQIKAPNWDD, translated from the coding sequence ATGGAAATGCTTACAAAAGAAGAGATAGAAAAAATGATTAAAGAAGGAAAATCCTTAAAAGATATGGATTTTTCATTTACAGAGCTTGAAGGGATTGATTTTTCCGGACAGGATTTATCCGGTGCTGTTTTTACAGGTGCAGAGATAAGAAATGCAAACTTTGAAGGAGCTAATCTTGAAGGGGCTTTTATAGCCGATGCAGACTTTTCAGGGGTAAACTTTAAAAACGCAAATCTATCAAGGGCTATTTTGCAGAGGGTAAACCTCAGAGGTGCAAATTTTGAAAATGCAAACCTATTCAAAGTTCAGATGATGGTCTGTGATGCTTCAGGAGCAAACTTTACAAATGCAAACATTCAGCAGTCAAGACTTGAAAAAACAAAATTCAGAAGGGCAAAAATGGACAGAGCAGATATATCATATTCAAATATGAGATCAACAGATTTTCAGGAAGCGTCATTTATCGGAACAAAATTCAGCTACAGCGATCTGAGAAAATCACAGCTTCAAAAAGCATGGTTTGAAAATGTTGAAGCTGACGAAGTTATGGTTTACGGCAAAAAGCCTTGGCTTGAAGGATCAAAAGCAAAGCTGGATATAGAACAGATAAAAGCACCAAACTGGGACGATTAA
- a CDS encoding rhodanese-like domain-containing protein, whose product MKKISPSNIILFLLLGAGFLYYLYIKGLIFANFDNLNPKDAYTLLQKEKDRIILLDVRTPEEVKTDGKIPGSVLIPLDQLPNKIDRLDKNKKIFVYCRSGTRSVSASRLLSSLGFKVYNIKGGINSWKSEGLPVE is encoded by the coding sequence ATGAAAAAAATTTCACCTTCAAATATCATTCTTTTCCTGCTCCTTGGAGCAGGGTTTCTCTACTACCTTTATATAAAAGGACTTATCTTTGCAAATTTTGATAACCTAAATCCAAAAGATGCCTACACCCTCTTGCAGAAAGAAAAAGACAGAATAATACTCCTTGATGTCAGAACACCAGAAGAGGTAAAAACCGACGGTAAAATACCAGGGTCTGTTCTTATTCCTCTGGATCAGCTGCCTAACAAAATAGATAGGCTTGACAAAAATAAAAAAATCTTTGTTTACTGCAGGTCTGGAACAAGAAGCGTATCTGCCTCAAGGCTTTTATCATCTCTTGGTTTTAAGGTTTACAACATAAAGGGAGGAATAAATAGCTGGAAGTCTGAAGGACTGCCGGTTGAGTGA